In a genomic window of Rhinolophus ferrumequinum isolate MPI-CBG mRhiFer1 chromosome 2, mRhiFer1_v1.p, whole genome shotgun sequence:
- the ICOSLG gene encoding ICOS ligand isoform X2 → MRLRSPAPLLLLFSGLLASDLDIQQEEVRAMVGSDVTLKCMYTKEDSLDLKDLYVYWQISAADKPTIVTYYLSTNNSTGHNDNQYKGRAKVSLDSMKRGDFSLRLYNVTPQDEEKYDCLVILKFNKILHVVVTLHVAANYSMPVVSAPSSGPQGEELIITCTSTDGYPWPNVYWINKTDNSLLDKALQNSTVSRNARGLYDVVSVLRIRWASNVDIDCCIENVLLLQNLTVSSQMDSETLPGTKDSITESLGDNPEGRTRAVVAGLVVLGVAVAAAAAGWMCRSRCPRHWTYTGAQAARRELELTDHA, encoded by the exons ATGAGACTAAGAAG CCCTGCACCGCTCCTCCTGCTGTTCAGTGGCCTGCTAGCCAGTGATCTTG ATATTCAACAAGAAGAAGTCAGAGCAATGGTGGGCAGTGATGTGACGCTCAAATGCATGTACACCAAAGAAGACAGTCTTGATTTAAAGGACCTTTATGTTTACTGGCAAATCAGTGCTGCTGACAAACCAACAATCGTGACTTACTACCTGTCTACGAACAACTCCACGGGCCATAACGATAACCAGTACAAGGGCCGGGCCAAAGTGTCACTGGACAGCATGAAACGGGGAGACTTCTCTCTGCGTCTGTACAACGTCACCCCGCAAGACGAAGAGAAGTATGACTGCCTGgtgattttgaaatttaataagaTTTTGCATGTTGTGGTGACGCTGCACGTGGCAG CAAACTACAGCATGCCGGTGGTCAGCGCCCCCAGCAGCGGCCCCCAGGGCGAGGAGCTCATCATCACGTGCACATCCACGGACGGCTACCCCTGGCCCAACGTGTACTGGATCAACAAGACGGACAACAGTCTGCTGGACAAGGCGCTGCAGAACAGCACGGTGTCTCGGAACGCGCGGGGCCTGTATGACGTGGTCAGCGTCCTGAGGATCCGCTGGGCGTCCAACGTGGACATCGACTGCTGCATTGAGAACGTGCTCCTGCTTCAGAACCTGACTGTCAGCAGCCAGATGGACTCGG AAACATTACCGGGAACAAAAGACAGCATCACCGAGAGTTTAGGCGACAACCCCGAGGGGCGGACCCGGGCCGTGGTGGCCGGGCTCGTGGTGCTGGGCGTGGCTGTGGCGGCAGCGGCTGCAGGCTGGATGTGCAGGAGCAGGTGTCCGCGCCACTGGACGTACACAG
- the ICOSLG gene encoding ICOS ligand isoform X1: MRLRSPAPLLLLFSGLLASDLDIQQEEVRAMVGSDVTLKCMYTKEDSLDLKDLYVYWQISAADKPTIVTYYLSTNNSTGHNDNQYKGRAKVSLDSMKRGDFSLRLYNVTPQDEEKYDCLVILKFNKILHVVVTLHVAANYSMPVVSAPSSGPQGEELIITCTSTDGYPWPNVYWINKTDNSLLDKALQNSTVSRNARGLYDVVSVLRIRWASNVDIDCCIENVLLLQNLTVSSQMDSETLPGTKDSITESLGDNPEGRTRAVVAGLVVLGVAVAAAAAGWMCRSRCPRHWTYTAGAQAARRELELTDHA, translated from the exons ATGAGACTAAGAAG CCCTGCACCGCTCCTCCTGCTGTTCAGTGGCCTGCTAGCCAGTGATCTTG ATATTCAACAAGAAGAAGTCAGAGCAATGGTGGGCAGTGATGTGACGCTCAAATGCATGTACACCAAAGAAGACAGTCTTGATTTAAAGGACCTTTATGTTTACTGGCAAATCAGTGCTGCTGACAAACCAACAATCGTGACTTACTACCTGTCTACGAACAACTCCACGGGCCATAACGATAACCAGTACAAGGGCCGGGCCAAAGTGTCACTGGACAGCATGAAACGGGGAGACTTCTCTCTGCGTCTGTACAACGTCACCCCGCAAGACGAAGAGAAGTATGACTGCCTGgtgattttgaaatttaataagaTTTTGCATGTTGTGGTGACGCTGCACGTGGCAG CAAACTACAGCATGCCGGTGGTCAGCGCCCCCAGCAGCGGCCCCCAGGGCGAGGAGCTCATCATCACGTGCACATCCACGGACGGCTACCCCTGGCCCAACGTGTACTGGATCAACAAGACGGACAACAGTCTGCTGGACAAGGCGCTGCAGAACAGCACGGTGTCTCGGAACGCGCGGGGCCTGTATGACGTGGTCAGCGTCCTGAGGATCCGCTGGGCGTCCAACGTGGACATCGACTGCTGCATTGAGAACGTGCTCCTGCTTCAGAACCTGACTGTCAGCAGCCAGATGGACTCGG AAACATTACCGGGAACAAAAGACAGCATCACCGAGAGTTTAGGCGACAACCCCGAGGGGCGGACCCGGGCCGTGGTGGCCGGGCTCGTGGTGCTGGGCGTGGCTGTGGCGGCAGCGGCTGCAGGCTGGATGTGCAGGAGCAGGTGTCCGCGCCACTGGACGTACACAG
- the DNMT3L gene encoding DNA (cytosine-5)-methyltransferase 3-like, which produces MAISSPGTLSLEPLDSSDSDPARSLDKESWQPPCEIILDPDAECSMDVILVGSSELSCPPSPGLRRDLIAYEVKVNQRDIEDLCICCGSFQVHTQHPLFEGGMCAPCKDKFLDCFFLYDDDGYQSYCSICCAGETLLICENPDCTRCYCFDCVDALAGPGTAGTVQAMSHWVCFLCLPFSCCGLLRQRPKWRGRLKALYDQESESPLEMYKIVPVWKREPVRVLSLFGDIRKELTSLGFLEDGSGTGRLKHLDDVTNIVRRDVEHWGPFDLVYGCTLPPGQACDRPPGWHLLQFHRILQYARPRQGRPQPFFWMFVDNLLLSKDDRSVATRFLETDPVTIQDAVLVWSNIPAVRSRHSALVPQEELSLLAWDRQRAKSPTPGPAKLVKNCFLPLREYFKYFSVNSLPLYK; this is translated from the exons ATGGCCATCTCCTCCCCGGGGACCCTGAGTCTGGAGCCACTGGACAGCTCGGACTCTGACCCGGCCCGGTCCCTGGACAAGGAGTCCTGGCAGCCGCCCTGTGAGATCA TCCTGGACCCAGATGCAGAGTGCAGTATGGACGTCATCCTGGTGGGCTCCAGCGAGCTGTCGTGCCCCCCTTCACCAGGGCTCCGCAGAG atctTATTGCATATGAAGTCAAGGTTAACCAGCGAGACATAGAAG ACCTGTGCATCTGCTGTGGAAGTTTCCAGGTGCATACCCAGCACCCTCTGTTTGAGGGAGGGATGTGTGCCCCGTGCAAG GACAAGTTCCTGGACTGCTTCTTCTTGTACGATGACGACGGGTACCAGTCCTACTGCTCCATCTGCTGTGCCGGAGAGACTCTGCTCATCTGCGAAAACCCCGACTGCACCCG GTGCTACTGCTTCGACTGTGTGGACGCCCTGGCAGGCCCAGGGACGGCGGGGACGGTCCAGGCCATGAGTCACTGGGTGTGCTTTCTTTGCCTGCCCTTCTCCTGCTGCGGGCTGCTGCGGCAGAGGCCCAAGTGGCGCGGGCGGCTGAAGGCCTTGTACGACCAGGAGTCG gagagTCCCCTCGAGATGTATAAAATTGTGCCTGTGTGGAAGAGAGAGCCAGTCCGGGTATTGTCCCTTTTTGGGGATATCAGGAAAG AGCTGACGAGTTTGGGCTTTTTGGAAGATGGTTCTGGCACAGGAAGACTGAAACATCTCGATGATGTCACCAACATAGTGCGGAGGGAC GTGGAGCACTGGGGCCCATTCGACCTTGTGTACGGCTGCACACTGCCCCCGGGCCAGGCCTGTGACCGCCCACCCG GCTGGCACCTGCTCCAGTTCCACCGCATCCTGCAGTACGCAAGGCCCCGGCAGGGCCGCCCACAGCCCTTCTTCTGGATGTTTGTGGACAACCTGCTGTTGAGCAAGGACGACCGCTCAGTTGCCACGCGCTTCCTGGAG ACGGACCCGGTGACCATCCAGGACGCCGTGCTCGTGTGGAGCAACATCCCGGCGGTGAGGAG CAGGCATTCGGCCCTGGTGCCTCAGGAGGAATTGTCCCTGCTGGCCTGGGACAGGCAAAGAGCAAAGTCCCCCACCCCGGGGCCAGCGAAGCTGGTGAAGAATTGTTTTCTCCCCCTGAGAgaatatttcaagtatttttcagTGAACTCACTTCCCCTTTATAAATGA